From the genome of Nicotiana sylvestris chromosome 2, ASM39365v2, whole genome shotgun sequence, one region includes:
- the LOC138883983 gene encoding secreted RxLR effector protein 78-like, with the protein MNTAMNETLLCFIPKCPQASMIKNYRPICLCNTVYKTMTKIIVNRIKFYLPYIIGPNQASFLSNRKALDNASIVQEYITHFGKMEGKSSNMILKIDLEKAFDRLEWSFIKQTPHAFKFPNTITNLIMSCVSSSTISVIVNGEKTNPFMSTRGIKQGDPLSLYLFILCMEKLSKDIGRNVL; encoded by the coding sequence ATGAACACAGCCATGAATGAAACCCTCTTGTGCTTCATCCCCAAATGTCCCCAAGCTTCAATGATCAAGAATTACAGGCCCATATGTTTATGTAATACAGTCTACAAGACAATGACCAAAATCATTGTCAATAGAATCAAGTTTTACCTTCCTTACATCATTGGCCCCAACCAGGCTAGCTTCCTCTCCAACAGGAAAGCCTTAGACAATGCCAGCATAGTCCAAGAATACATCACCCACTTTGGAAAAATGGAAGGCAAATCCTCTAACATGATTCTTAAGATTGATCTGGAAAAGGCTTTTGACAGACTAGAATGGTCTTTTATCAAGCAAACCCCCCATGCTTTCAAATTCCCAAATACCATCACCAATCTCATCATGTCATGTGTCAGTTCCTCCACCATCTCTGTCATTGTTAATGGAGAGAAAACAAACCCATTTATGTCTACTAGGGGCATCAAACAGGGTGACCCTCTTTCCCTATATCTGTTTATTCTGTGTATGGAAAAACTCTCCAAAGACATTGGCAGAAATGTCCTTTAG
- the LOC104241636 gene encoding sphingosine kinase 1 isoform X2 encodes MPLGVIPAGTSNGMAKSLLDSVGESCTAFNATLAIIRGHTRSLDVATVSQGQKRFFSVLMLAWGLVADIDIESEKYRWMGSARMDFYAIQRIFCLRRYHGCIKFLAAPGYENFGEPLELEGEINELNSNRVQQNCYCGPAFDMKGFNRKIEGPFVSIWLHNVPWGGENVLAAPDAKFADGYLDLVVMKDCSKLSLLALMSDLNKGGHVRSPHVLYLKVKAFVLEPGPRSDDPNKEGIIDADGEVLARGRGAYKSEQRTLMAYDKLHIEVDQGLATVFSPVC; translated from the exons ATGCCTCTTGGAGTAATACCTGCAG GCACTTCAAATGGGATGGCAAAATCTCTTCTAGATTCTGTCGGTGAATCTTGTACTGCATTTAACGCAACTCTTGCTATTATTAGAG GGCATACAAGATCACTAGATGTAGCTACAGTTTCACAGGGGCAGAAAAGGTTTTTCAGTGTGCTAATGCTTGCCTGGG GTCTTGTAGCTGATATAGATATAGAGTCCGAGAAGTATAGATGGATGGGTAGTGCTCGAATGGATTTTTAT GCAATACAGCGGATATTTTGTCTTAGAAGGTATCATGGCTGTATAAAATTTTTGGCTGCACCAGGATATGAAAATTTTGGAGAACCACTTGAACTTGAAGGTGAAATTAATGAACTTAACTCGAATCGGGTTCAGCAAAATTGCTATTGTGGTCCAGCTTTTGACATGAAGGGTTTCAACCGCAAGATTGAGGGGCCTTTTGTCTCAATCTGGCTTCATAATGTTCCTTGGGGAGGTGAAAATGTTCTCGCAGCACCCGATGCCAAG TTTGCAGATGGTTACTTGGACTTAGTTGTGATGAAAGATTGCTCAAAATTATCCTTGCTGGCATTGATGAGTGACTTAAATAAAGGAGGTCATGTTAGATCACCGCATGTCTTGTATTTGAAG GTAAAGGCTTTTGTTTTAGAGCCTGGTCCACGATCAGATGATCCAAACAAGGAAGGGATTATTGATGCAGACGGTGAGGTCCTTGCCAGAGGTAGAGGAGCTTACAAGTCTGAGCAGAGGACATTGATGGCCTATGACAAGCTCCATATTGAAGTAGATCAAGGGTTGGCTACAGTATTTTCACCTGTCTGTTAA
- the LOC104241636 gene encoding sphingosine kinase 1 isoform X1, translated as MDPKDTGAPVLSDRVQINGIVVPLTLTAGGQLRWPDRCLSIEKDVLGFVVEGSRIKIKAVIESGAGICCAGDGGAPLRKTFTFEPLSEDSLRLWNQRLQAVLDSLGRPKKLFVLLNPYGGKRSASKIFLDDVKPLLDDANIHYTLQETKYRLHAKEVAHSLDLLSYDGVLCVSGDGILVEVVNGLLEREDWSSAIKMPLGVIPAGTSNGMAKSLLDSVGESCTAFNATLAIIRGHTRSLDVATVSQGQKRFFSVLMLAWGLVADIDIESEKYRWMGSARMDFYAIQRIFCLRRYHGCIKFLAAPGYENFGEPLELEGEINELNSNRVQQNCYCGPAFDMKGFNRKIEGPFVSIWLHNVPWGGENVLAAPDAKFADGYLDLVVMKDCSKLSLLALMSDLNKGGHVRSPHVLYLKVKAFVLEPGPRSDDPNKEGIIDADGEVLARGRGAYKSEQRTLMAYDKLHIEVDQGLATVFSPVC; from the exons ATGGACCCGAAGGACACCGGAGCTCCCGTACTGTCGGACCGGGTTCAGATAAACGGAATTGTCGTTCCCTTGACTCTGACTGCCGGAGGACAACTCCGATGGCCTGACCGGTGTTTATCAATTGAGAAAGATGTCCTAGGGTTCGTCGTCGAAGGTTCTCGGATCAAAATCAAGGCTGTCATTGAGAGCGGAGCCGGAATTTGCTGCGCCGGTGACGGCGGAGCTCCGTTGAGGAAGACTTTCACTTTTGAGCCATTATCTGAGGATTCTCTTCGGCTTTGGAATCAAAGACTCCAAGCAGTCCTCGATTCACTCG GTCGTCCTAAGAAACTTTTTGTACTTCTGAATCCATATGGAGGAAAGCGATCTGCATCAAAGATATTTCTTGATGATGTAAAGCCCCTACTCGATGATGCAAATATTCACTACACACTGCAAG AAACTAAATATCGGTTACATGCAAAGGAAGTCGCTCATTCATTGGATCTTTTGAGCTACGACGGAGTTCTTTGTGTCAGTGGGGATGGAATTTTGGTTGAG GTAGTGAATGGACTACTTGAAAGGGAGGATTGGAGTTCTGCAATAAAGATGCCTCTTGGAGTAATACCTGCAG GCACTTCAAATGGGATGGCAAAATCTCTTCTAGATTCTGTCGGTGAATCTTGTACTGCATTTAACGCAACTCTTGCTATTATTAGAG GGCATACAAGATCACTAGATGTAGCTACAGTTTCACAGGGGCAGAAAAGGTTTTTCAGTGTGCTAATGCTTGCCTGGG GTCTTGTAGCTGATATAGATATAGAGTCCGAGAAGTATAGATGGATGGGTAGTGCTCGAATGGATTTTTAT GCAATACAGCGGATATTTTGTCTTAGAAGGTATCATGGCTGTATAAAATTTTTGGCTGCACCAGGATATGAAAATTTTGGAGAACCACTTGAACTTGAAGGTGAAATTAATGAACTTAACTCGAATCGGGTTCAGCAAAATTGCTATTGTGGTCCAGCTTTTGACATGAAGGGTTTCAACCGCAAGATTGAGGGGCCTTTTGTCTCAATCTGGCTTCATAATGTTCCTTGGGGAGGTGAAAATGTTCTCGCAGCACCCGATGCCAAG TTTGCAGATGGTTACTTGGACTTAGTTGTGATGAAAGATTGCTCAAAATTATCCTTGCTGGCATTGATGAGTGACTTAAATAAAGGAGGTCATGTTAGATCACCGCATGTCTTGTATTTGAAG GTAAAGGCTTTTGTTTTAGAGCCTGGTCCACGATCAGATGATCCAAACAAGGAAGGGATTATTGATGCAGACGGTGAGGTCCTTGCCAGAGGTAGAGGAGCTTACAAGTCTGAGCAGAGGACATTGATGGCCTATGACAAGCTCCATATTGAAGTAGATCAAGGGTTGGCTACAGTATTTTCACCTGTCTGTTAA